In Carnobacterium sp. CP1, the following are encoded in one genomic region:
- the htpX gene encoding zinc metalloprotease HtpX: MLFQQIEQNKRKTVFLIIGFFILVLALGGAVGYLNFSNALSGIILAAVIALIYMGLMIANSTKVVMGLNKGKEITHKDQYPLLWNVVEEMALIGRVPMPKIYVINDPSPNAFASGNSPDKAAVAVTTGIMERLNREELEGVIAHEISHIRNYDIRLSTIALALAAVIALLANIGTRMLWFGGGGRRKNNNNNNGGAIMMLISLAFIILAPLAAAMVQMALSRNREYLADASAVELTRNPQGLISALTKISDSPPMQQADPTSAALYIENPFKKKKSNSLLATHPPIEARIERLQAM; this comes from the coding sequence ATGTTATTTCAGCAAATCGAACAAAATAAGCGAAAAACAGTATTTTTGATCATTGGTTTTTTTATTTTGGTATTGGCTCTTGGCGGTGCTGTCGGTTACTTGAATTTCAGCAATGCTCTGAGCGGTATTATTTTAGCGGCAGTGATCGCCCTGATTTATATGGGGCTAATGATTGCTAATTCTACTAAAGTAGTCATGGGACTGAACAAAGGGAAAGAAATCACACATAAAGACCAATACCCGCTTTTATGGAACGTAGTGGAAGAAATGGCGCTGATCGGCAGAGTTCCTATGCCTAAAATTTATGTTATCAACGACCCTAGTCCGAATGCTTTTGCTTCGGGAAATTCGCCAGACAAAGCAGCAGTTGCAGTTACGACAGGTATTATGGAGCGCTTGAATCGGGAAGAATTAGAAGGAGTTATCGCTCATGAAATTTCACATATCCGCAACTACGATATCCGTTTATCGACGATTGCACTAGCTTTAGCAGCAGTAATCGCGTTGCTGGCCAATATTGGAACCCGGATGTTGTGGTTTGGAGGAGGCGGACGCCGAAAAAACAATAACAATAATAATGGAGGAGCGATCATGATGCTGATTTCGCTGGCGTTTATTATTCTAGCACCGCTTGCTGCTGCCATGGTACAGATGGCGCTATCGCGGAACAGAGAATACTTGGCAGATGCTTCTGCTGTGGAATTGACCCGTAATCCACAAGGGTTGATTTCGGCATTGACCAAGATTTCTGACAGCCCGCCAATGCAGCAAGCAGACCCTACAAGTGCAGCATTGTATATTGAGAACCCTTTTAAAAAGAAAAAAAGCAATTCTTTATTGGCGACACATCCTCCGATTGAAGCCCGGATTGAACGTTTGCAGGCAATGTAA
- a CDS encoding D-alanine--D-alanine ligase — protein sequence MKIFLIYGGKSAEHDISILTAFSIIKEVYYNYYEVEPIYITKDGEWIRGATIKQADTVPFSEALRLSAADNRSFAVKEGEISTGNAIRPSELKEDNAVIFPVLHGPNGEDGTVQGLFEVIGMPYVGAGVLASACGMDKIISKQLFQLAGLPQVPYVPIRKNEWLTDAPEVFKRCEGSLIYPMYVKPANLGSSVGISKTENREELKAAIELALRYDRRVVVEQGIEAREIEVAVLGNDDIHTSVPGELVKEIDFYDFDAKYINNDVTLQIPAHVSEEVKSQLRDYSVRAFQAIDGSGLSRCDFFLTSNDEIFINEVNTMPGFTQFSMYPLLWQNTGLNYGDLVEELIQLALKRFNESLAFEQTDRV from the coding sequence ATGAAAATCTTTCTGATCTATGGAGGAAAGAGTGCAGAACATGATATTTCGATATTAACTGCTTTCTCCATTATAAAAGAAGTATATTATAATTATTATGAAGTTGAACCCATTTATATTACAAAAGACGGCGAGTGGATCAGGGGAGCAACGATCAAACAAGCAGACACTGTCCCATTTTCTGAAGCATTGCGTTTGTCTGCAGCTGATAACCGCAGCTTTGCTGTTAAAGAGGGCGAAATTTCCACAGGTAACGCTATCCGTCCCTCAGAATTAAAAGAAGACAATGCGGTTATATTCCCGGTATTGCATGGTCCAAATGGCGAAGATGGTACTGTTCAAGGCTTATTTGAAGTCATTGGAATGCCTTATGTTGGAGCAGGGGTACTGGCTAGTGCTTGCGGTATGGATAAAATCATCAGCAAACAGTTGTTTCAATTAGCCGGATTGCCTCAAGTTCCTTACGTTCCGATTCGCAAAAATGAGTGGTTGACCGATGCTCCTGAAGTCTTTAAAAGATGCGAAGGCTCATTGATTTACCCGATGTACGTAAAACCTGCGAATCTTGGTTCGAGTGTCGGCATCAGCAAAACAGAAAATCGTGAAGAATTGAAAGCAGCTATTGAATTGGCTTTGCGCTACGACCGTCGAGTGGTGGTTGAGCAAGGGATTGAAGCTCGTGAAATAGAAGTAGCTGTTTTAGGAAATGACGATATCCATACGTCCGTACCAGGTGAGCTCGTTAAAGAAATTGATTTTTACGATTTTGATGCAAAGTATATCAATAACGATGTGACTCTCCAAATTCCAGCGCATGTATCTGAAGAAGTAAAAAGTCAGCTTCGCGATTATTCAGTGCGTGCTTTTCAAGCAATCGACGGAAGCGGCTTAAGTCGTTGTGATTTCTTTTTAACATCGAATGACGAGATTTTTATTAATGAAGTAAATACCATGCCAGGGTTTACTCAATTTAGTATGTATCCTTTGTTATGGCAAAATACCGGTTTGAACTATGGTGATTTAGTTGAAGAGTTGATCCAATTGGCACTAAAACGATTCAATGAATCTCTTGCTTTTGAGCAAACAGACCGGGTATAA
- a CDS encoding UDP-N-acetylmuramoyl-tripeptide--D-alanyl-D-alanine ligase produces MFSLTVREIASAVGAQNATDKWADVEISAVGFDTRKLFSGSLFVPLIGDNDGHAFIEKAIENGAKAAFWSRPLDEAPTEIPVIQVEDTLKALQALASYYLKKIHPKVIGITGSNGKTTTKDMTEAVVSSAYRVHKTQGNFNNHIGLPMTILEMPEDTEVIILEMGMNHADEIRVLSDLAEPDIAIITMIGESHIEYLGSRAGIADAKMEIISGLKPDGVLIYPGEEPLLEERVHSLVKEQLKTFGTTEKNDLYPLTIDAQMTETTFTTNAEPDLSITLPVLGTYNVTNALAALSAGLVLGISIEQAAPKLSVFQLTKNRTEWLTGIHESMILNDAYNANPTAMKLVLTNFSALPNTGRKIVVLGDMLELGQQSRELHKSIEEVLSAESIDQVFLYGNEMHVLYAALLGKFAEGHLHYFTGDKEPMIHQLKQLIQPKDHILIKSSLGTDLLTVVQELKV; encoded by the coding sequence ATGTTTTCTTTAACAGTAAGAGAAATTGCATCAGCAGTCGGTGCGCAAAATGCGACAGATAAATGGGCTGATGTGGAAATTTCTGCAGTTGGTTTTGATACTCGGAAATTATTCAGCGGTTCATTGTTTGTTCCATTGATAGGGGATAATGACGGCCATGCCTTTATTGAAAAAGCGATTGAAAATGGAGCAAAAGCTGCTTTTTGGAGTCGGCCTTTAGACGAAGCTCCCACTGAGATCCCGGTCATTCAAGTGGAAGATACATTAAAAGCCCTGCAGGCATTAGCCAGCTATTATTTGAAAAAAATCCATCCGAAAGTAATCGGTATTACTGGCAGTAATGGAAAAACAACAACTAAAGACATGACTGAAGCGGTTGTTTCCAGTGCATACCGAGTGCACAAGACCCAAGGGAACTTTAACAACCATATCGGTTTGCCGATGACCATCTTGGAAATGCCCGAAGATACAGAAGTTATTATTTTAGAAATGGGCATGAACCATGCGGATGAGATTAGAGTGTTGTCCGACTTGGCTGAGCCGGACATTGCCATCATCACGATGATTGGAGAGTCTCATATCGAATATTTGGGTTCGCGTGCCGGCATTGCAGATGCTAAAATGGAAATCATTTCGGGCTTAAAGCCAGATGGTGTTTTGATTTATCCTGGAGAAGAACCCTTATTGGAAGAACGCGTCCATTCACTGGTTAAAGAACAACTCAAAACATTTGGGACAACTGAAAAAAATGATTTGTATCCTTTGACCATTGATGCACAGATGACAGAAACAACTTTCACAACGAATGCAGAACCTGATCTTTCTATTACATTGCCTGTTCTGGGAACGTACAATGTGACGAATGCTTTAGCGGCATTATCTGCTGGTCTGGTATTAGGCATTTCTATTGAACAGGCTGCGCCAAAACTGTCTGTGTTCCAATTGACGAAAAATCGAACAGAATGGTTGACTGGAATTCACGAGAGCATGATTTTGAACGATGCATACAATGCGAATCCGACAGCAATGAAACTGGTTTTAACTAATTTTAGTGCTTTGCCGAATACAGGCCGAAAGATTGTGGTTTTAGGGGATATGCTGGAACTGGGCCAACAGTCACGAGAGCTGCATAAAAGCATCGAAGAGGTGCTGTCGGCAGAGAGTATTGATCAGGTATTTTTATACGGCAACGAAATGCATGTATTGTATGCAGCGTTGTTAGGCAAATTTGCTGAAGGACACCTTCATTACTTTACAGGGGATAAAGAACCGATGATTCATCAGTTGAAACAATTGATTCAGCCAAAAGACCATATTTTGATAAAATCCAGTTTAGGAACGGATTTGTTAACGGTGGTTCAAGAACTTAAAGTTTAA